Proteins encoded by one window of Streptomyces sp. LX-29:
- a CDS encoding ATP-binding protein, producing MTEAHQAAVWRPPFRPPWARTRLPPMAVDGLLVVALYVSAAFVARHDPADQARQLALQAALVLPLLIRRRAPLTAFTLIAAAAFVQWLADFQLPADVALLIALYTVAARCEPRRALVAGAVLETGIVLASVRWSSDGRYLGSLVGLTALALAAGLAGAHTRTRRAYLATLEDRAVRLERERDQRARLAVADERARIARELHDVVSHSLSVMVALADAVDVARRRTPDRATAVGLARSHPHDQPTASDRVTVAVRQIADTGRQALTDMRRFLGVLRADEPEASRHPAPGLARLDDLLRRVRAAGLPTRLRLTGDAAAVPAAAQLTVYRLVQEALTNTLGHAPAGARAEVRVCCSADAVTVEVVDDGNGRPVPAPTLTLADGHGHGIPGMRERVAGYGGTVEAGPLPTAGWRVFARLDLRSAPPLGPGGSPQPAPSAVPGPTPSAGPATPPYQTSSCEGTA from the coding sequence ATGACCGAAGCCCATCAGGCCGCCGTGTGGCGCCCGCCGTTCCGTCCGCCGTGGGCCCGCACCCGGCTCCCGCCCATGGCGGTGGACGGGCTGCTGGTCGTCGCGCTCTACGTCTCCGCCGCCTTCGTCGCGCGCCATGACCCGGCCGACCAGGCGCGGCAACTCGCGCTCCAGGCGGCGCTGGTGCTGCCGCTGCTGATCCGGCGCCGTGCGCCGCTGACGGCGTTCACCCTGATCGCCGCGGCGGCCTTCGTGCAGTGGCTCGCCGACTTCCAGCTGCCCGCCGACGTCGCGCTGCTCATCGCCCTGTACACGGTGGCCGCCCGCTGTGAACCCCGGCGCGCGCTGGTGGCCGGCGCCGTGCTCGAGACGGGGATCGTGTTGGCGTCCGTGCGCTGGTCCTCCGACGGGCGGTACCTCGGCTCGCTGGTCGGGCTGACCGCCTTGGCGCTGGCCGCCGGGCTGGCCGGGGCGCACACCCGCACCCGGCGCGCCTACCTCGCCACCCTGGAGGACCGGGCGGTCCGGCTGGAGCGGGAACGCGACCAGCGGGCCCGGCTCGCCGTGGCCGACGAACGTGCCCGCATCGCCCGCGAGCTGCACGACGTCGTGAGCCACAGTCTGTCGGTGATGGTCGCCCTCGCCGACGCCGTCGACGTCGCGCGGCGCCGCACTCCCGACCGGGCCACCGCCGTGGGCCTCGCGCGGTCCCACCCCCACGACCAGCCCACCGCCTCCGACCGGGTCACCGTCGCCGTGCGGCAGATCGCCGACACCGGCCGTCAGGCGCTCACCGACATGCGTCGCTTCCTGGGCGTGCTGCGCGCCGACGAGCCGGAGGCGTCGCGCCACCCGGCCCCCGGGCTCGCCCGACTCGACGACCTCCTGCGCCGGGTGCGTGCCGCCGGGCTGCCCACCCGGCTTCGGCTGACGGGCGACGCCGCCGCTGTCCCCGCCGCCGCGCAGCTCACCGTCTACCGCCTCGTACAGGAGGCGCTCACCAACACCCTCGGCCACGCCCCCGCCGGCGCCCGCGCCGAGGTCCGGGTGTGCTGCTCCGCCGACGCCGTCACCGTGGAGGTCGTTGACGACGGCAACGGCCGCCCCGTGCCCGCCCCCACCCTCACCCTCGCGGACGGGCACGGGCACGGGATCCCCGGGATGCGCGAGCGGGTGGCCGGGTACGGCGGCACCGTGGAGGCCGGGCCGCTGCCGACCGCCGGCTGGCGCGTCTTCGCCCGCCTGGACCTGCGCTCGGCCCCGCCCCTCGGCCCAGGCGGGAGCCCGCAACCGGCGCCGTCCGCCGTGCCGGGGCCGACCCCCTCCGCGGGGCCGGCCACCCCGCCGTACCAGACCTCGTCCTGTGAGGGGACAGCATGA
- a CDS encoding alpha/beta hydrolase, with product MPRTSMTPAVALLSLALALPAAAPAYAAPPSAGAPASVGADTRGDRDVRLQLPRPTGPYAVGRDTLHLVDRDRRDPWVPTAGSRELMVGMFYPALPRGGRPARYATVEEARLLLEAYGLDGVFPPETLSATATHGRFGARPVRGRHPLVVLSPGWGASAYTLTGLAEDLASRGYVVAAVDHAYESVGSAFPDGRTLTCVACDAARTEEDLVAATAGRGADVSFVLDRLTGPRPAWRHAGLIDRKRIGMAGHSLGGASAAATMAGDRRVRAGVNVDGAFHDGVPVDGLDGRPFMMFGTDDETHRPGGRDRSWDEAWDRLDGWRRWLTVSGADHFFFTDIPVLQEELGASGAQPPLPGRRAMELTRRYVAAFFDLHLRDLPQPLLEGPTPAEPEVRFNAP from the coding sequence ATGCCCAGGACTTCCATGACTCCAGCCGTCGCCCTGCTCTCCCTCGCCCTCGCGCTGCCCGCCGCGGCCCCGGCGTACGCGGCCCCGCCTTCCGCCGGAGCCCCGGCCTCGGTCGGCGCGGACACCCGCGGCGACCGCGACGTCCGCCTCCAACTGCCGCGCCCGACCGGGCCGTACGCCGTCGGCCGCGACACCCTCCACCTCGTCGACCGCGACCGCCGGGACCCGTGGGTGCCGACGGCGGGCTCCCGCGAGCTGATGGTCGGGATGTTCTACCCCGCGCTCCCCCGCGGCGGGCGACCGGCGCGTTACGCCACGGTGGAGGAGGCCCGGCTGCTCCTCGAGGCGTACGGGCTGGACGGCGTCTTCCCACCGGAGACGCTCAGCGCCACGGCCACGCACGGCCGCTTCGGCGCCCGGCCCGTACGCGGCCGCCATCCGCTGGTGGTGCTCTCCCCCGGTTGGGGAGCGTCCGCCTACACCCTCACCGGCCTGGCCGAGGACCTCGCCAGCCGTGGCTATGTGGTCGCCGCGGTGGACCACGCGTACGAGTCCGTGGGCAGCGCCTTCCCCGACGGCCGGACGCTGACCTGCGTCGCCTGCGACGCGGCGCGGACCGAGGAGGACCTGGTGGCGGCCACCGCCGGTCGGGGCGCGGACGTGTCCTTCGTCCTGGACCGGCTCACCGGCCCCCGCCCGGCCTGGCGGCACGCCGGGCTGATCGACCGCAAGCGGATCGGGATGGCCGGCCACTCGCTCGGCGGGGCGAGCGCGGCGGCGACGATGGCGGGTGACCGTCGAGTCCGCGCGGGCGTCAACGTCGACGGGGCCTTCCACGACGGTGTTCCCGTCGACGGCCTCGACGGCAGGCCGTTCATGATGTTCGGCACGGACGACGAGACGCACCGTCCGGGCGGCCGGGACCGGAGCTGGGACGAGGCGTGGGACCGGCTGGACGGCTGGCGCCGTTGGCTGACCGTGTCCGGGGCCGACCACTTCTTTTTCACCGACATCCCCGTGCTCCAGGAGGAGCTCGGCGCCTCGGGCGCGCAGCCACCGCTTCCCGGCCGACGGGCGATGGAGCTCACCCGCCGCTATGTGGCGGCCTTCTTCGACCTCCATCTGCGGGACCTGCCCCAGCCGTTGCTGGAGGGGCCGACCCCGGCCGAACCGGAGGTCAGGTTCAACGCCCCGTAG
- a CDS encoding Rieske 2Fe-2S domain-containing protein, with amino-acid sequence MTSWTWGRRGGRPGTPGLSPAQRTPRLPYPDGWFALAATAELDRGVVLTRRLMGEDVVLYRTASGRPCAVRPFCPHLGAHLGHGGTVHGEDIVCPFHHFRFDPEGSCVRTGYGTAAPKARLSTLECREVDGLVFLWRHAQGVAPTWEIEPAPPADFPAPYCSLRRLVEHPQDVVENIVDFGHFSPVHGTTAEVVEEPRFDGARMETTFRIHAGAGRRSALVSSTAPLVRTVVEGLGAIYSEVESERPGFRLRVRLCPTPVDPVRVEMRMSTTARFTTARGGRAARALAALALRPLAWAAWHDMGKDFPIWEHKTYLERPRLAAGDGPIMKYRRWARQFYSPAPTA; translated from the coding sequence TTGACGTCGTGGACGTGGGGCCGACGGGGCGGCCGGCCTGGCACACCGGGGCTCTCACCGGCGCAGCGGACTCCGCGCCTGCCCTACCCGGACGGCTGGTTCGCCCTGGCGGCCACCGCCGAGCTGGACCGCGGCGTCGTCCTGACCCGGCGGCTGATGGGCGAGGACGTGGTGCTCTACCGCACGGCGAGCGGGCGGCCGTGCGCGGTCCGGCCCTTCTGCCCGCACCTGGGCGCGCACCTCGGCCACGGCGGGACGGTCCACGGCGAGGACATCGTCTGCCCCTTCCACCACTTCCGGTTCGACCCGGAGGGGAGCTGCGTCCGCACTGGCTACGGCACCGCGGCGCCGAAGGCCCGGCTGTCGACCCTGGAGTGCCGGGAGGTCGACGGCCTGGTCTTCCTCTGGCGTCACGCCCAGGGCGTCGCGCCCACCTGGGAGATCGAACCGGCGCCGCCCGCGGACTTCCCGGCTCCGTACTGCAGCCTGCGCAGGCTGGTGGAGCACCCGCAGGACGTGGTCGAGAACATCGTCGACTTCGGGCACTTCTCCCCGGTGCACGGCACGACCGCGGAGGTCGTGGAGGAGCCGCGGTTCGACGGCGCCCGCATGGAGACGACGTTCCGCATCCACGCGGGCGCCGGCCGCCGTTCGGCCCTGGTCTCCTCGACCGCGCCGCTGGTGCGGACGGTCGTCGAGGGGCTCGGCGCGATCTACTCGGAGGTCGAGAGCGAGCGGCCCGGCTTCCGGCTACGGGTCCGGTTGTGCCCCACCCCGGTCGACCCGGTCCGCGTCGAGATGCGCATGAGCACCACCGCGCGGTTCACCACCGCCCGGGGCGGCCGGGCCGCCCGTGCCCTGGCCGCGCTGGCCCTGCGCCCGCTCGCCTGGGCGGCCTGGCACGACATGGGCAAGGACTTCCCCATCTGGGAGCACAAGACCTATCTGGAACGCCCGCGGCTCGCCGCGGGGGACGGCCCCATCATGAAATACCGGCGCTGGGCGCGGCAGTTCTACAGCCCGGCCCCTACGGCCTGA
- a CDS encoding ABC transporter substrate-binding protein gives MTGGFAELTPEDPQRVGPFRIVARLGSGGMGRVYLGRSRGGRPVAVKVVRPELAEDEEFRRRFAREVAAARQVNGVFTAGVVDADPDGSPAWLATAYVRGVSLDAAVAEHGAFPEGPVLTMGAGLAEALEAIHAVGVVHRDLKPSNVLLAADGPRVIDFGISVVDEVSSVTRTGMMVGTPGFMSPEQLTGRPVGAPSDVFSLGAVLVFAATGVGPFGVGSTHGVLFRTVYEEPDLSALPAGLVEVTRRCLAKDPAGRPGVDALMDEFARRVGDGRTVTELLSDGGWLPQAVARTLTRTPTPPSLMAQQLDTPAREPRADAASGRAGDATPTPGDTTPPPGDTTPPPRDTTSPPGGAAPPPFAAPPPVDPRGTGPVGSPPPSPGPAGASDTPLPGATPRPHATPRPDVTPSPDTTPSPDAAPLLDAAPPPDTAGPPGVDAAAFPAFGPPVSLPAGTPGIPSSAPRPMVTSLPEPFRPGPARPRTVARRVLIPLGALVTVAAISVAIVWSGRGGGSGSSGLPTPPTRQTGDSGKEAGQGAGTGTGAGKRTTTVTIGVSVPLTGDLAAYGQGIKNSVDLAVKEANRKKSVPGVTFAIKALDDKAQPSTGQQNATALVADERVVGVVGPLNSSVAQSSQPVFGEANLAQVSPAATNPLLTQGEEWVAGAKKRPYASFFRTATTDDHQGSYAARYLYRKLTRPKVFLIDDGKTYGAGLVQTFEDRFRALGGDIVGRDRITPGDRDFAELVAKVKGSGAEAVYYGGEYPEAGPLSQQLKKAGFDKPLVGGDGLYSDEYIKLAGSDSDGDLSTTAGVPAERLDTARQFVRMYADGDYAYPYGAYGGYAYDATWAIIQAVKAVAEDHKGRLPAKPRPAVVKALQDVSFFGVTGEVAFDAYGDTTDPRLSVNRVQDGKWTLVDSGRDED, from the coding sequence GTGACCGGGGGGTTCGCAGAGCTGACGCCGGAGGACCCGCAGCGAGTGGGTCCGTTCCGCATCGTGGCGCGGCTCGGCTCGGGTGGCATGGGCCGGGTCTATCTGGGGCGCTCGCGGGGCGGACGGCCGGTGGCGGTGAAGGTCGTGCGCCCGGAGCTGGCCGAGGACGAGGAGTTCCGGCGCCGGTTCGCCCGGGAGGTGGCGGCGGCGCGCCAGGTCAACGGCGTCTTCACCGCGGGCGTCGTCGACGCCGACCCCGACGGCTCCCCCGCCTGGCTCGCCACCGCCTATGTACGGGGTGTGTCGCTGGACGCCGCGGTCGCCGAGCACGGGGCGTTCCCGGAGGGGCCAGTGCTGACCATGGGGGCGGGGCTCGCGGAGGCGCTGGAGGCGATCCACGCGGTCGGAGTGGTCCACCGGGATCTGAAGCCCTCCAACGTGCTGCTGGCCGCGGACGGGCCCCGGGTGATCGACTTCGGAATCTCGGTGGTCGACGAGGTGTCCTCGGTGACCAGAACCGGAATGATGGTGGGGACCCCGGGCTTCATGTCCCCGGAGCAGCTGACGGGCCGTCCGGTCGGCGCGCCCAGCGACGTCTTCTCGCTGGGCGCGGTGCTGGTGTTCGCCGCCACCGGCGTCGGCCCCTTCGGCGTCGGCTCGACCCACGGCGTGTTGTTCCGCACCGTCTACGAGGAGCCGGACCTGTCCGCGCTGCCAGCCGGGTTGGTCGAGGTGACGCGGCGGTGCCTGGCCAAGGACCCGGCGGGACGGCCCGGCGTGGACGCCCTGATGGACGAGTTCGCGCGCCGCGTCGGCGACGGGCGGACGGTCACAGAGCTCCTGTCGGACGGCGGCTGGCTGCCGCAGGCCGTGGCGCGCACCCTCACCCGGACGCCGACCCCGCCGTCGCTAATGGCTCAACAGCTCGACACGCCGGCCCGGGAGCCGCGGGCCGACGCCGCTTCGGGGCGGGCGGGGGACGCCACGCCTACGCCCGGGGACACCACACCTCCGCCCGGGGACACCACACCTCCGCCCAGGGACACCACATCTCCACCCGGGGGCGCCGCCCCTCCGCCTTTCGCGGCGCCTCCACCCGTGGACCCGCGCGGCACCGGCCCGGTGGGGTCGCCGCCCCCGTCGCCCGGACCGGCGGGTGCGAGCGACACGCCACTCCCGGGCGCCACACCGCGCCCCCATGCCACTCCGCGCCCCGACGTCACTCCGTCGCCCGACACCACTCCGTCGCCGGACGCCGCTCCGTTACTCGACGCCGCTCCGCCGCCCGACACCGCTGGCCCACCCGGCGTGGACGCCGCCGCGTTCCCGGCGTTCGGCCCGCCCGTTTCGCTGCCGGCGGGCACGCCGGGGATCCCGTCGTCGGCCCCACGGCCCATGGTGACCAGCCTCCCCGAGCCGTTCCGTCCGGGGCCGGCGCGGCCCCGGACGGTCGCCAGGCGCGTGCTGATACCACTCGGCGCGCTCGTCACGGTGGCGGCGATCTCGGTGGCGATCGTGTGGAGCGGGCGCGGCGGGGGTTCCGGCTCTTCTGGCCTGCCCACTCCCCCGACCCGGCAGACCGGGGACTCCGGCAAGGAGGCGGGCCAGGGTGCCGGCACCGGTACCGGCGCCGGGAAGCGGACGACGACCGTCACCATCGGGGTCAGCGTGCCGCTGACCGGGGATCTGGCCGCCTACGGCCAGGGCATCAAGAACTCCGTGGACCTGGCGGTCAAGGAGGCCAACAGGAAGAAGTCAGTGCCGGGCGTCACCTTCGCGATCAAGGCGCTGGACGACAAGGCGCAGCCGTCGACCGGGCAGCAGAACGCCACCGCTCTGGTGGCCGACGAGCGGGTGGTGGGGGTCGTCGGACCCCTGAACTCCAGCGTGGCCCAGTCCTCGCAGCCGGTGTTCGGCGAGGCGAATCTGGCCCAGGTCTCCCCGGCGGCCACCAATCCTCTGCTGACGCAGGGCGAGGAGTGGGTCGCGGGCGCCAAGAAGCGACCGTACGCCTCGTTCTTCCGCACGGCGACCACGGACGACCACCAGGGGTCCTACGCGGCGCGGTATCTGTACCGGAAGCTCACCCGGCCCAAGGTCTTCCTGATCGACGACGGGAAGACGTACGGCGCCGGGCTGGTGCAGACCTTCGAAGATCGGTTCAGGGCGCTCGGCGGCGACATCGTGGGCCGGGACCGGATCACCCCGGGCGACCGGGACTTCGCCGAGCTGGTGGCCAAGGTGAAGGGGTCCGGGGCCGAGGCCGTCTACTACGGCGGCGAGTACCCCGAGGCGGGCCCGCTGTCCCAGCAGCTCAAGAAGGCCGGCTTCGACAAGCCCCTGGTGGGCGGGGACGGCCTCTACTCCGACGAGTACATCAAGCTCGCCGGCTCCGACTCCGACGGCGACCTCAGCACCACCGCCGGCGTCCCGGCGGAACGGCTCGACACGGCCCGCCAGTTCGTCCGGATGTACGCGGACGGCGACTACGCGTACCCCTACGGCGCCTACGGCGGGTACGCGTACGACGCGACCTGGGCGATCATTCAGGCCGTCAAGGCCGTCGCCGAGGACCACAAGGGGAGGCTGCCGGCCAAGCCCCGCCCGGCGGTCGTCAAGGCGCTCCAGGATGTCTCCTTCTTCGGGGTCACCGGGGAGGTCGCCTTCGACGCCTACGGCGACACCACCGACCCGCGCCTCTCCGTGAACAGGGTCCAGGACGGAAAGTGGACCCTCGTGGACAGCGGCAGGGACGAGGACTGA
- a CDS encoding type 1 glutamine amidotransferase domain-containing protein, producing MRIAFLVAPQGVEQIELTDPWQAVLDASHTPKLVSTKPGHIQAFHHLDKADTFVVDEDLDHARAEDFDALILPGGVANPDFLRLDTRAVEFAKGFFAAGRPVAAICHAPWLLVEADVVRGRTLTSWPSLRTDIRNAGGTWVDERVVVCTDGPNTLITSRRPGDLKPFCAAFGEEFAKDAQEQEG from the coding sequence ATGCGGATCGCGTTCCTGGTGGCGCCCCAGGGCGTCGAGCAGATCGAGTTGACCGACCCCTGGCAGGCGGTGCTCGACGCGTCTCACACCCCGAAGCTGGTCTCCACCAAGCCGGGCCATATCCAGGCGTTCCACCACCTGGACAAGGCCGACACCTTCGTCGTCGACGAGGACCTCGACCATGCGCGGGCCGAGGACTTCGACGCCCTGATCCTGCCCGGCGGCGTGGCCAACCCGGACTTCCTGCGGCTCGACACCCGGGCGGTGGAGTTCGCCAAGGGCTTCTTCGCGGCGGGCAGGCCGGTGGCCGCGATCTGCCACGCCCCCTGGCTGCTGGTCGAGGCCGATGTGGTGCGCGGCCGGACGCTCACCTCCTGGCCCAGTCTGCGTACCGACATCCGTAACGCCGGCGGCACCTGGGTGGACGAGCGGGTCGTGGTCTGCACGGACGGACCCAACACGCTGATCACCAGCCGGCGTCCCGGCGATCTGAAGCCGTTCTGCGCGGCGTTCGGCGAGGAGTTCGCCAAGGACGCCCAGGAGCAGGAGGGCTGA
- a CDS encoding MFS transporter, translating to MTPAVARRRFAVVTFLYWLPVGLYLPAQVLLLTERGVGLTSIAGFYAVYSLTVACLELPTGGLSDVIGRRVVLVAAGLLSLVGLTLLALGTTAGVLLTAMVLLGAGRALSSGPAEAWYVDTVQAHSGPDAELRTGIARGSTATATALAVGTLLGGGLPWLLGLGPDLGGRLSAHTDGLVLPLSVPVLLGAAVVLGYVTYVLAALTEPPRAPASLREVLRGVPATMLDGVRLGARDALVRRVLLSAGAVGAALSVVELLTPRRAAVLTGGAESGAVLFAALACAGFLCTALGSNRAPLAARLARGGERAVLLSLGLAGAGALLLAATATTRGPLALALAALGYGLVYLGLGAAGPNQNEVLHRRVGTTVRATALSVQSLALQLAGALATLAAGVLPPGAAPWLLAGVALLAGAALWARRAVPAPLDVPAPRSPAAEPAAPERAADGVGTGR from the coding sequence ATGACCCCGGCAGTCGCACGGCGCCGGTTCGCCGTCGTCACCTTCCTCTACTGGCTTCCGGTGGGCCTCTATCTACCGGCACAGGTCCTCCTGCTCACCGAGCGCGGAGTGGGCCTCACCTCCATAGCCGGGTTCTACGCCGTCTACTCCCTCACCGTCGCCTGTCTGGAGCTGCCCACCGGCGGACTGTCCGATGTCATCGGCCGCCGCGTCGTGCTGGTCGCGGCGGGCCTGCTCAGCCTGGTCGGCCTCACCCTCCTCGCCCTGGGCACGACCGCGGGGGTGCTGCTGACTGCCATGGTGCTGCTGGGCGCCGGACGCGCCCTGTCCAGCGGGCCCGCCGAGGCGTGGTACGTGGACACCGTGCAGGCGCACTCCGGCCCCGACGCCGAACTGCGCACCGGCATCGCCCGCGGCTCCACCGCCACCGCGACCGCGCTGGCCGTCGGCACGCTGCTCGGCGGCGGCCTGCCCTGGCTGCTCGGCCTGGGCCCGGACCTCGGCGGCCGGTTGAGCGCGCACACCGACGGACTGGTGCTGCCGCTGTCCGTGCCCGTGCTGCTCGGCGCGGCGGTCGTGCTGGGCTACGTGACGTACGTCCTGGCCGCCCTGACCGAGCCGCCCCGCGCCCCGGCCTCGCTGCGCGAGGTGCTGCGCGGGGTGCCGGCCACCATGCTGGACGGGGTACGGCTGGGCGCGCGGGACGCCCTGGTGCGGCGGGTGCTGCTGAGCGCAGGCGCGGTGGGAGCGGCGCTCTCCGTCGTCGAGCTGCTCACCCCGCGCCGCGCCGCCGTGCTGACCGGCGGGGCCGAGTCGGGCGCCGTGCTCTTCGCGGCCCTCGCCTGCGCCGGATTCCTCTGCACCGCCCTCGGCAGCAACCGCGCGCCCCTCGCCGCCCGGCTGGCGCGCGGCGGCGAGCGCGCGGTGCTGCTGAGCCTGGGGCTGGCCGGGGCCGGGGCGCTGCTGCTCGCCGCGACGGCCACCACGCGCGGGCCGCTCGCCCTGGCCCTCGCCGCCCTCGGCTACGGGCTGGTCTACCTCGGGCTCGGGGCGGCCGGCCCCAACCAGAACGAGGTGCTGCACCGCCGTGTCGGCACCACCGTCCGGGCCACCGCGCTGTCCGTGCAGTCCCTCGCCCTACAGCTGGCCGGCGCCCTCGCCACCCTGGCCGCCGGCGTGCTGCCGCCCGGCGCGGCCCCGTGGCTGCTCGCCGGCGTCGCGCTGCTGGCGGGCGCGGCGCTGTGGGCACGTCGCGCCGTGCCCGCGCCGCTCGACGTACCGGCGCCGCGCTCTCCGGCGGCGGAGCCCGCGGCACCCGAACGCGCCGCGGACGGAGTGGGAACTGGCCGCTGA